The stretch of DNA GGGATTATCAAGACCAAGACCTACAGCATTGACCAGAACCTCTGGGGCAGAAGCATCGAGTGCGGCGTGCTGGAGGACGCCTGGATGGAGCCGCCCGAGGATGCGTACGAGCTGACCAGCTCGCCGGCCGTGGCGCCGGATATGCCGGCTTACATTAACATAGACTTCGAGAAGGGCGTGCCGATTGCACTGGACAACCAGGTGACTTATCCGCTGGACCTGATTAACCAGCTTAATACCGTTGCCGGCGCCAACAGCGTCGGCCGGGTGGACCATATCGAAAACCGGTTGGTGGGCATCAAGTCCAGGGAGGTCTATGAATGCCCGGCCGCCACGGTGCTCTACGCGGCGCATAAAGCGCTGGAGGCGATGGTCCTGACTCGGGAACTGGCTCACTTTAAAAAGGGCATCGAGCAGAAATACGCGGAGCAGGTTTATTACGGTTTGTGGTTCTCGCCCCTGAAGCAGGCGCTGGACGCCTTTATCGAAAGCACCCAGCAGACCGTGACCGGCAAGGTCAAGGTCAAGCTCTTCAAAGGCAACTGCACCGTGGTAGGCAGACAATCGCCTTTCTCGCTTTATGACCATAAACTGGCCACTTATGAGGTCGGCGACACGTTCAACCACAAGGCGGCCGAAGGGTTCATCCAGCTATGGGGCCTGGACCTGCAGACCTACGGCAAGGTGATGAAGAAAGCCATTCACCCGTTGCATCGGTCCGTGGTTGAAACCGAGATGAACTGTCCAACATTAGTATAACTTTCGCGGTGAATTATGAGTAAAACATTGTGGTATCAGACCAAGAAGAAACTGAAACATCCGCTGGTGGAGCAGTTCCAGAGCTCCTACGCGGTTGACCGTCATTTGGCGCAGGAGGACATCGCCGGCAGTATCGCCTACGCGTCGGCCCTCAAGGGCGTGGGCGTTCTTTCCGGCAAAGAGGCGCTGAGCATCCGCAAGAACCTGGCCCGGCTGAAATCGCGGATGGGCGGCAAGAAACTGTCGGTCGAGGATATCCATACGGCCGTGGAAGTCAAGTTGACCGGGCTGATGGGCGCCGGCGCCATGAAACTGCATACCGGCCGGAGCCGGAACGAGCAGGTGGCGCTGGACGAGCGGCTCTATCTCAAGAAAGAGATAGGGTTGATTCAGAAAGCGGTAACCGGGTTACAGTCGGCGCTGGTCAAGTCGGCGCAGAAATACATCGGCGTGGTTATGCCCGGCTACACGCACCTACAGCAGGCACAGCCCATTCTGTTTTCTTACTACCTGATGAGCTGGTTCTTCGCGCTGGAGCGTGATAAAGGCCGGCTGGCCGATTGCCATAAACGGCTGGATGTTTGTCCGCTCGGCTCAGGCGCGCTGGCCGGCAACGCCTACAGGATTAACCGGCATAAATTGGCCCGGCAGTTGGGGTTCGGCGGCGTTTCCGATAACGCGCTGGACGCGGTCAGCGACCGTGATTTTATGCTGGAGACGCTTTCCGGCGGCGCCATACTGATGACGCACCTGAGCCGGTTGTGCGAAGACCTGATTATCTGGTCGTCAGCCGAGTTCGGGTTCGTCGAACTGGCCGAAGGCCTGGCCACCTCGAGCTCACTGATGCCGCAGAAGCACAACCCCGACGCCCTGGAACTTGTCAGGGGCAAGACCGGTCGGGTCTGCGGCAACCTGGTCAGCCTGTTGACCGTGATGAAAGGCCTGCCCACCGGCTACAACAAGGATATGCAGGAGGACAAAGAACCGGTTTTTGATACGGTGCGCACAGCCAAAGAATGCCTGCAGATATTGGCTCTGGCCGTCAATACCATGCGGATATTCCCGGCCCGGATGAATGAAGACATCAACAGCTTCATATACGCCACTGACCTGGCTGATTACCTGGTCAAGCAGGGGGTGCCGTTCCGGCAGAGCCATACCATAATCAGCAAACTCGTTCATTATGCCCTCAGCCAGGAACAACCGTTGATGTCGCTGAAACTGGCCAAGTTCAAAAGATTCTCGCGGCTCTTCGAGGATGATGTCTATAAGATATTCAATCCCATAAAGTCGGTGGAATCGAAGGACAGTTACGGCGGGACATCCACGAACGCGGTCAATAAGCAAATAACAACAGCTATTAAGCTGTTGAGTTTTAAGAGTTAAAAGGGTTTATAGAGTTTTAGAGTTGTCAGACAGACTATAAAAAAGGAGTATAAAATGGGAAACGCATTATACAACGCGCTGGTCAGTGACAGGAAACAACATCCCGAGCGGATTAATGCCACGGTCGGCCGGGTCAGGGAGGCGCTGGGTATCGTCTGTCCGGCAAAGGCGGACGTGATATGCGATAAACATCTCAAGAACGCCGTAAAAGGCCGTAACGGCATCTCGGTCCTGACCGATAAGCTTGCCTTTAAATTAGCCCGGGCGCTGGCTAAGGAGCTGTCCGGCTCGGAGGCAAAGAGATTCGCCGCGCTCATCAACGACTCCGAAATCTCCACGCAGGAAGCGATAGATCTGCACGAAAAGTATAAGATACCGGTTTCCCACCTGGAAAAAGACCTGGTTTTTTGCCGGGCCCAGGGCGCCTGGCTCTACGACACACTGGGTAACAAGTATCTGGATATGGATTCCAACTACAGCGCCACCAACCTGGGCAACGAGAACGGGGAAATAGCCATCGGGCTTATGAACCAGGCGCGCCAGTTAATCGCCACCAAGGAAGACCGGGTGCATATCCCACGGGCGCGGTTCCTGCAGGTGATTCAGCCCATGTTCCCCAAGGAGCTGACCCAGTTCTACTGGCAGAACTCCGGCGGCGAGGCGGTAGACAAATCGCTCAAGATGGCCAAGGCCTATACCAAGCAGAAAGGCGTGATAGCGCTGAAGAACGGGTTCCACGGCCGGACCCACGGCGCGGTGGCGGTTACATATAACATCAAATACCGGGCGCCGTTCTTCCTGGACCAGCAGGATTGGGTCTATTTCGTCGAGCCCAACGACGATGAGGCCATTGCCAAACTGATGAAGCAGGGTCGGGCTAAGATTGTGATTATGGAACCGGTCCAGAGCGAAGAAGCCGGTGTCAGGCCGCTCAAGCCGGGGTTTGTCAAAAAGGTCCGGGCGCTCTGCGATAAATACAACGGCGCGCTCATCTGCGACGAGGTCCAGACCGGGTTCGGCCGCTGCGCCGCCCGGCCCGGCCAGTGGTGGGCATCACAGGCATACGGCGTGGTGCCGGACATTATGGCAATAGGTAAGTCGTTCGGCGGCGGGTATCCGGTCACGGCAGTGGTGACCAATTCTAAGGTCAGCGCCGCGATGAAGCCCGGTTACGACGGTTCTACTTTCGGCGGTAATCCTATGGCCATGGTCGCCGCCTATATCGCCACCCGGCAGATGGTCGAAAAAGACATTACATCCAACGTCGTGGCCCGGTCAAAACAGTTCCGGTCCGGGCTGGAAAAGCTGAAAAAGCAATTCCCGGGATTAATCGGCGACATACGCGGCATAGGATTGATGATAGGGTTTGACCTGCCGTCGAAAGAGGCGGTGGCGGAATTGCAGTCGCATCTCAAGGATAACGGCGTGCACTCGTCGCTGTCCACGGGCAATGCCGTGCGGCTGTTGCCGCCGCTGATTATCTCCACGAAAGAGGCGGCATTCACGCTCAAGGCCATAGCCAATGGGCTGGGTCGTATCGGTTGATAATCCTCCGGCGCGCGCTGGTCGAGATACCCAGGAATATTTGGCGGAAGGAAAGTTGTAGCGGCGCGGGCTAAAAAGAGAATCGTTCCCAATATTGTATTTTATTGACACAATTGATGTGA from Candidatus Brocadiia bacterium encodes:
- a CDS encoding argininosuccinate synthase, producing the protein MSKGKIVLAYSGGLDTSVAIKWLQSKYDADVITLIVDVGQGGDLEKVRAKALKIGAIKSIMIDAREEFIRKYITPALKANAAYDDNYFLMTALSRPLIAKLLVKIAVQENATAVAHGCTGKGNDQVRFDVSVRTINPRLKIIAPAREWDFTRSSAIEYAQANDIPLDGIIKTKTYSIDQNLWGRSIECGVLEDAWMEPPEDAYELTSSPAVAPDMPAYINIDFEKGVPIALDNQVTYPLDLINQLNTVAGANSVGRVDHIENRLVGIKSREVYECPAATVLYAAHKALEAMVLTRELAHFKKGIEQKYAEQVYYGLWFSPLKQALDAFIESTQQTVTGKVKVKLFKGNCTVVGRQSPFSLYDHKLATYEVGDTFNHKAAEGFIQLWGLDLQTYGKVMKKAIHPLHRSVVETEMNCPTLV
- the argH gene encoding argininosuccinate lyase, translating into MSKTLWYQTKKKLKHPLVEQFQSSYAVDRHLAQEDIAGSIAYASALKGVGVLSGKEALSIRKNLARLKSRMGGKKLSVEDIHTAVEVKLTGLMGAGAMKLHTGRSRNEQVALDERLYLKKEIGLIQKAVTGLQSALVKSAQKYIGVVMPGYTHLQQAQPILFSYYLMSWFFALERDKGRLADCHKRLDVCPLGSGALAGNAYRINRHKLARQLGFGGVSDNALDAVSDRDFMLETLSGGAILMTHLSRLCEDLIIWSSAEFGFVELAEGLATSSSLMPQKHNPDALELVRGKTGRVCGNLVSLLTVMKGLPTGYNKDMQEDKEPVFDTVRTAKECLQILALAVNTMRIFPARMNEDINSFIYATDLADYLVKQGVPFRQSHTIISKLVHYALSQEQPLMSLKLAKFKRFSRLFEDDVYKIFNPIKSVESKDSYGGTSTNAVNKQITTAIKLLSFKS
- a CDS encoding aspartate aminotransferase family protein yields the protein MGNALYNALVSDRKQHPERINATVGRVREALGIVCPAKADVICDKHLKNAVKGRNGISVLTDKLAFKLARALAKELSGSEAKRFAALINDSEISTQEAIDLHEKYKIPVSHLEKDLVFCRAQGAWLYDTLGNKYLDMDSNYSATNLGNENGEIAIGLMNQARQLIATKEDRVHIPRARFLQVIQPMFPKELTQFYWQNSGGEAVDKSLKMAKAYTKQKGVIALKNGFHGRTHGAVAVTYNIKYRAPFFLDQQDWVYFVEPNDDEAIAKLMKQGRAKIVIMEPVQSEEAGVRPLKPGFVKKVRALCDKYNGALICDEVQTGFGRCAARPGQWWASQAYGVVPDIMAIGKSFGGGYPVTAVVTNSKVSAAMKPGYDGSTFGGNPMAMVAAYIATRQMVEKDITSNVVARSKQFRSGLEKLKKQFPGLIGDIRGIGLMIGFDLPSKEAVAELQSHLKDNGVHSSLSTGNAVRLLPPLIISTKEAAFTLKAIANGLGRIG